One segment of Variovorax sp. V93 DNA contains the following:
- a CDS encoding ABC transporter substrate-binding protein has protein sequence MKRFLVGLACAAALAGGGASAADKPLIKVKAGHLVAIDMAPLFVAKESGCFASQGLDVETLFFANPGDNNAALAGGAIDFSTNPFTLPFFAANSGVPIRVVSAAGGWGVMEVVAQGKLGLKSMDDLKPYVQAKKRKLKIATLQGDTLELILKRDFSRLGISENDVELVYFNDLIAMVEAFRSGQVDILSHIKPYTTDMVVNKGATVLTTSAKTYSVTTPNTVVSVLEKTLKDRPQVVQAYLKGLICAAEIINKQPEKAAQILTAGNYFRVNEKVLLSSLKSAPAPVSFVPDIAVIQSVVDELTKLGYVKGTVGTSDIFRLDTIKSLEKK, from the coding sequence ATGAAGAGGTTCCTCGTGGGATTGGCCTGCGCCGCTGCGTTGGCCGGGGGTGGTGCGAGCGCGGCAGACAAGCCGCTCATCAAGGTGAAGGCCGGCCATCTTGTCGCCATCGACATGGCGCCGCTTTTTGTCGCCAAGGAGAGCGGCTGCTTTGCAAGCCAAGGCCTGGACGTCGAGACTCTGTTCTTCGCAAATCCAGGCGACAACAACGCCGCGCTTGCCGGTGGCGCGATCGACTTCAGCACGAATCCGTTCACCTTGCCCTTCTTCGCTGCGAACAGCGGCGTGCCAATTCGCGTGGTCTCCGCAGCAGGAGGCTGGGGCGTGATGGAGGTGGTTGCCCAGGGCAAGCTCGGCTTGAAGTCGATGGACGACCTGAAGCCATATGTCCAAGCCAAGAAGCGGAAGCTGAAGATCGCCACCCTCCAAGGTGACACGCTCGAACTTATCCTGAAGCGCGACTTCAGCCGCCTCGGAATCTCAGAAAACGACGTCGAGCTGGTCTACTTCAACGACCTGATCGCCATGGTTGAGGCGTTCCGTAGCGGCCAGGTCGATATTCTCAGCCACATCAAGCCATACACGACTGACATGGTGGTGAACAAGGGCGCAACTGTGCTCACGACCAGTGCCAAGACGTACTCGGTCACAACCCCGAACACGGTGGTCAGCGTTCTCGAGAAAACCCTCAAGGATCGCCCGCAGGTCGTCCAGGCCTATCTAAAGGGCCTGATATGCGCGGCCGAGATCATCAACAAGCAACCCGAGAAGGCAGCGCAAATCCTCACTGCGGGCAACTACTTCCGGGTGAACGAGAAGGTCTTGCTTTCCTCGTTGAAGTCTGCCCCCGCGCCAGTGAGCTTCGTGCCAGATATCGCGGTGATTCAGAGCGTGGTGGATGAGCTGACCAAGCTCGGATACGTCAAGGGCACCGTTGGGACCTCGGACATCTTCCGCCTCGACACCATCAAGTCCTTGGAGAAGAAATGA
- a CDS encoding LysR family transcriptional regulator yields the protein MVVSDIDVRLLKVFRAVVESGGFANAQAILNVGTSTISTQMSQLETRLGYVLCHRGRSGFRLTEKGESFYRLVIELFQSVQNFEVQAGSLRGGMEGQLRIGFIDNIITDPMSPFRGAIEDFRRHPRNRARLLLEVLSPQDLERALQEHRLDVAIGVFYSRLRGLAYEQLYQQRDVLVCHRDHPLAQIQSEIELAHALPASNKVLRSFLGTHEFPFVSPGGDSMITSVSHIEAAALLILTGDCIGFLPRHYIKQWVNSGELVELLPDQLYRDTHFSIATRADQQHTVPALHVFLSCLRAAKVHLDGTVQVRLAA from the coding sequence GTGGTTGTCAGTGATATCGACGTCCGATTGTTGAAGGTCTTTCGCGCTGTTGTCGAATCCGGAGGATTCGCAAATGCTCAAGCCATCCTCAACGTAGGAACCTCGACTATCAGCACCCAAATGTCTCAGTTGGAGACGAGGCTCGGCTATGTGTTATGCCATCGCGGTCGAAGTGGCTTCAGGCTGACCGAAAAGGGCGAGTCGTTCTACCGCCTCGTTATTGAACTCTTCCAGTCCGTACAGAATTTTGAGGTGCAAGCGGGGTCTTTGCGCGGAGGAATGGAAGGTCAACTTCGCATCGGATTCATCGACAACATCATCACGGACCCGATGTCGCCATTTCGAGGGGCGATCGAAGACTTCCGCCGGCACCCGAGGAACCGCGCGCGCCTTCTGCTCGAGGTGCTGTCGCCTCAGGATCTAGAACGAGCTCTGCAAGAGCATCGCCTTGACGTCGCGATCGGTGTCTTCTACAGCCGGCTCCGAGGTTTGGCGTATGAACAGCTATATCAGCAACGAGACGTGCTGGTCTGTCATCGTGACCACCCTCTCGCACAGATCCAGAGCGAAATCGAACTCGCACACGCACTACCGGCCAGCAACAAGGTGCTGAGGTCCTTCCTCGGCACTCATGAGTTTCCGTTTGTAAGCCCAGGCGGTGACTCCATGATCACCAGCGTGAGCCATATCGAAGCAGCAGCGCTACTGATTCTCACCGGTGATTGCATCGGCTTCCTGCCACGGCACTACATCAAGCAGTGGGTGAACTCGGGTGAGCTGGTCGAGCTTCTTCCTGATCAGCTCTATCGCGACACGCATTTCTCCATTGCGACGAGGGCCGATCAGCAGCACACAGTTCCCGCCCTGCATGTCTTTCTCAGTTGCCTGCGCGCCGCAAAGGTGCATTTGGATGGCACCGTACAGGTGCGCCTGGCTGCGTAG
- a CDS encoding Arm DNA-binding domain-containing protein gives MWVYRYKRHGKEAKLSLGHYPVVALAAAQEGACRSSGRSQGKARVQALPLIMRRAVSEDDF, from the coding sequence GTGTGGGTCTATCGCTACAAGCGGCACGGCAAGGAGGCCAAGCTCAGTCTCGGGCACTACCCGGTCGTGGCGCTTGCCGCCGCGCAAGAAGGCGCGTGCCGAAGCAGCGGGAGAAGTCAAGGTAAAGCCCGAGTGCAGGCCCTACCCCTAATCATGAGGCGCGCGGTTTCAGAAGACGATTTCTAG
- a CDS encoding ATP-binding protein, which produces MKVGVRAKLFLFVLLACAAVVVVQAIAMRLVMERGFLGYLNQQSRTRMEEIVPRLEQAYATRGSWDFLRSDFREWMNLVLPFLQETGGDAASRLVAPDQAGALARVGLLDAQMHRVVGNSDVNADSIRVPIIVGGRIVGWVATVPFDAVIPKNDKRFLEHQFTALTLVGLGSLLVAAMLTLVLARALLRRVREMARATQQVAAGDYASRIAVGANDELGALARDFNRMAQTLEHTERARRGFMADISHELRTPLAVLRVQLEAIQDGIRSPTAQSTNAMHLQVDRLGRLVNDLHDLSLSDVGAMAYRRVPIDVATVLQAAASSMQERLEEVSLHLVLETTQAPLMISGDEPRLHQLFGNLLENLLRYTDSGGVVQVRCIQHGTNALLVVEDSAPGVPDDKMEKLFERFYRVEASRNRATGGSGLGLAICRNIVEAHEGCITASASKLGGLTIAIEMPLVSV; this is translated from the coding sequence ATGAAAGTCGGCGTCCGAGCCAAGCTCTTCCTGTTCGTTCTGCTGGCCTGCGCTGCCGTGGTCGTGGTGCAGGCCATCGCCATGCGGCTCGTGATGGAGCGTGGCTTCCTGGGCTACCTCAACCAGCAGAGCAGGACGCGGATGGAAGAGATCGTTCCTCGCCTGGAGCAGGCCTACGCCACTCGCGGCAGCTGGGACTTCCTGCGCTCCGACTTCCGGGAGTGGATGAACCTGGTGCTACCCTTTCTCCAAGAAACTGGGGGTGATGCGGCGTCCCGGTTGGTGGCTCCCGATCAGGCTGGCGCCCTTGCACGCGTGGGCCTGCTGGATGCGCAGATGCACCGCGTGGTCGGCAATTCAGACGTCAACGCGGATTCGATCCGCGTTCCCATCATCGTCGGCGGACGAATTGTGGGCTGGGTTGCGACGGTGCCGTTCGACGCCGTGATTCCGAAGAATGACAAGCGCTTTCTCGAACATCAATTCACCGCCTTGACGCTGGTCGGGCTCGGCTCGCTCCTGGTGGCCGCCATGCTGACACTCGTCCTGGCCCGCGCGCTGCTGCGGCGCGTTCGCGAGATGGCCCGGGCCACACAACAGGTCGCGGCGGGGGACTACGCCTCCCGCATCGCGGTTGGCGCCAACGACGAACTCGGCGCGCTGGCGAGGGATTTCAACCGCATGGCGCAGACGCTGGAACATACCGAGCGCGCACGGCGTGGCTTCATGGCGGACATCTCCCATGAACTGCGCACGCCGCTCGCAGTGCTGCGCGTGCAACTCGAAGCCATCCAGGACGGGATCCGCTCGCCAACGGCCCAGTCGACCAACGCCATGCACCTGCAGGTCGATCGCCTGGGCAGGCTGGTGAATGACTTGCATGATCTGTCGCTGAGCGATGTCGGTGCGATGGCGTACCGCCGGGTCCCCATCGACGTGGCAACCGTGTTGCAGGCGGCGGCCAGCAGCATGCAGGAGCGGCTTGAAGAGGTGTCGCTGCATCTGGTACTGGAGACCACGCAAGCGCCGCTGATGATCAGCGGCGACGAACCGCGCCTGCACCAGCTGTTCGGCAATCTGCTCGAGAACTTGCTGCGCTACACGGACAGCGGTGGCGTCGTTCAAGTGCGCTGCATCCAGCACGGCACGAATGCACTCCTTGTCGTCGAGGACAGCGCGCCAGGTGTTCCCGACGACAAGATGGAGAAGCTGTTCGAGCGCTTCTATCGCGTCGAGGCTTCACGCAATCGGGCGACGGGCGGCAGCGGACTGGGCCTTGCAATCTGCCGCAACATCGTAGAGGCCCATGAAGGGTGCATCACCGCCTCGGCATCGAAGCTGGGTGGGCTCACCATCGCCATCGAAATGCCGTTGGTCTCGGTATGA
- a CDS encoding TetR/AcrR family transcriptional regulator yields MRVKTEAKREAIVQVASEVFRELGFEGASMVEIAARVGGSRATLYGYFGSKEELFVAVIHASAKSHFDPIFTALAEEGDDDLERVLQRFGEKVLAVVCSQEVIQAHRAVIAESGRSDIGRLFYEGGPKKGLAELAGFLEQQMRKGRLRKADPHVAAAHLTALLDSETVRPSLLGMQGPLTRKDLREATRRAVQVFLGGYAPASTTAG; encoded by the coding sequence ATGCGGGTCAAGACCGAAGCCAAGCGCGAGGCCATCGTCCAGGTGGCCTCGGAGGTCTTCAGGGAACTGGGGTTCGAGGGGGCCTCAATGGTGGAGATCGCCGCACGCGTGGGCGGCTCGAGGGCCACGCTCTATGGGTACTTCGGCTCCAAGGAGGAACTGTTCGTTGCCGTGATCCACGCCTCGGCGAAAAGCCACTTCGACCCGATCTTCACGGCGCTGGCCGAGGAGGGCGATGACGACCTCGAGCGCGTGCTGCAGCGTTTCGGCGAGAAGGTCCTGGCCGTGGTGTGCTCGCAGGAGGTGATCCAGGCGCACAGGGCGGTGATCGCCGAATCCGGCCGCAGCGACATCGGGCGGCTTTTCTACGAGGGCGGTCCCAAGAAGGGCCTCGCCGAACTGGCGGGTTTCCTGGAACAGCAGATGCGCAAGGGCCGGCTGCGCAAGGCCGACCCGCACGTGGCGGCCGCCCATCTGACGGCGCTGCTGGACTCGGAAACCGTCAGGCCGAGTCTTCTCGGCATGCAGGGGCCGCTGACCCGGAAGGATTTGCGGGAGGCGACGCGCCGCGCGGTGCAGGTGTTCCTCGGTGGCTACGCACCGGCCAGCACGACGGCAGGATGA
- a CDS encoding efflux RND transporter periplasmic adaptor subunit, with the protein MRPPLAYGLTFVAALASTCLLVACGKPPGGPPPAPGTPEVGIVTVQPQRVAITTELPGRTVPFLIADVRPQVGGIVKARKFREGSDVKAGEALYQIDPATYKATYDSNVAALAKAQASLRTTRLKAERYKELVAINAVSQQDYDDAAASLQQGEADVASAKANVETSRINLAYARIDAPISGRIGKSTVTPGALVTASQSTSLATIQQLDPIYVDVTQPSAAVLQLKQAMGRGDLQKSGANAAKVQLMLEDGSAYPLEGKLEFSDVTVDQNTGAITLRAVFPNPKADLLPGMYVRAVLQEGVKEQALMVPQQAVSRDSTGKPMAYVVDAQHKLQRRVLETERAVGDQWLVKSGLQAGDKLVVDGQQRAAPGVEVKTVQWNPKPKTTGTETAKAALSEPAGAAN; encoded by the coding sequence ATGCGCCCCCCTCTCGCCTATGGCCTGACCTTTGTCGCGGCCCTCGCGTCCACCTGCCTGCTCGTCGCCTGCGGCAAGCCGCCCGGCGGTCCGCCGCCAGCGCCCGGCACGCCTGAAGTCGGCATCGTCACGGTCCAGCCGCAGCGCGTGGCCATCACGACCGAGTTGCCTGGGCGCACCGTGCCCTTCCTCATTGCCGACGTGCGACCGCAGGTCGGCGGCATCGTGAAAGCCCGCAAGTTCCGCGAGGGCAGCGACGTGAAGGCCGGAGAGGCGCTCTACCAGATCGACCCCGCCACGTACAAGGCCACCTACGACAGCAACGTCGCCGCCCTCGCCAAGGCGCAGGCCAGCCTTCGCACTACACGGCTCAAGGCCGAGCGCTACAAGGAACTGGTGGCCATCAATGCAGTGAGCCAGCAGGACTACGACGATGCCGCGGCCTCCCTGCAGCAAGGCGAAGCGGACGTTGCCTCTGCGAAGGCGAATGTCGAGACGAGCCGCATCAATCTCGCCTATGCGCGCATCGACGCGCCGATCTCGGGCCGCATCGGCAAGTCGACGGTCACACCCGGTGCGTTGGTCACGGCCAGCCAGTCGACCTCGCTCGCAACCATCCAGCAGCTCGATCCGATCTACGTCGACGTGACGCAACCCAGCGCCGCCGTGCTCCAGCTCAAGCAGGCGATGGGGCGCGGCGATCTTCAGAAAAGCGGCGCCAATGCGGCCAAGGTGCAACTGATGCTGGAGGACGGCAGCGCGTATCCGCTCGAAGGCAAGCTCGAGTTCTCGGACGTCACCGTGGACCAGAACACCGGCGCCATCACCCTGCGCGCGGTGTTTCCCAATCCCAAGGCGGACCTGTTGCCCGGCATGTACGTGCGCGCCGTGCTGCAGGAAGGTGTGAAGGAGCAGGCGCTCATGGTGCCGCAGCAGGCGGTGTCGCGCGACAGCACCGGCAAGCCGATGGCCTATGTGGTGGATGCCCAGCACAAGCTGCAGCGGCGCGTGCTCGAGACCGAACGCGCCGTCGGCGACCAGTGGCTGGTGAAGAGCGGCCTGCAGGCCGGCGACAAGCTCGTGGTGGATGGCCAGCAGCGCGCGGCGCCGGGCGTTGAGGTGAAGACGGTGCAATGGAATCCCAAGCCCAAAACCACCGGTACTGAAACAGCCAAGGCTGCTCTTTCCGAGCCCGCCGGCGCTGCGAACTGA
- a CDS encoding efflux RND transporter permease subunit has translation MARFFIDRPIFAWVLAIIVMLGGVMSIATLPIAQYPSIAPPAVAITANYPGASAKTLEDTVTQVIEQKMKGLDRLSYMASTSESSGSVTITLTFENGTDPDTAQVQVQNKLSLATPLLPQEVQQQGVTVTKSATNFLNVLAFTSEDGSMNGSDLSDYVAANVQDAISRVEGVGDTTLFGSQYAMRVWLDPNKLANFSLTPLDVKNAIQAQNAQVSAGQLGGMPAAGNQQLNATITSQTRLKTAQEFEDILLRTQTNGAQVRLRDVARIELGSESYNTVGRYNGKPAAGLAIKLATGANALDTVKAVDARVAELEKFFPQGMKVQKPYDTTPFVRISIEEVVRTLIEAVVLVFLVMYLFLQNFRATLIPTIAVPVVLLGTFGVLAAFGFTINTLTMFAMVLAIGLLVDDAIVVVENVERVMTEEGLSPKEATRKSMGQITGALVGVALVLAAVFVPMAFFSGSTGVIYRQFSITIVSAMTLSVLVALVLTPALCATLLKPVPKGHAMASTGFFGWFNRSFDRGNHRYQGIVRHMVGKGWRYMVLYAVLLAAVVFGFMKLPVGFLPDEDQGTMFALVQLPPGATNARTQEVIHQVEHHFLVDQKDAVSGIFTVAGFSFAGSGQNTGFAFIKLKPWDERKGEALSVTGVAAKAGAFFNTIRDAKVFAFAPPAVAELGNATGFDLMLQDRANLGHEALMQARNQLLDELSKDKRLVAVRPNGMEDTPEFRLEIDPHKAQAQGLSMADINDTFSAAWGSSYVNDFIDKGRVKKVMLQADAQYRMLPEDIDRWYVRNSAGSMVPFTSFAKAGWSSGSPRLERYNGVPSVEILGMAMPGAASSGEALAIVEAAVAKLPAGIGYEWTGLSRQEKASSGQTGLLYGLSILIVFLCLAALYESWAIPFSVIMVVPLGVLGALVGAILTWKMNDVYFQVGLLTTIGLASKNAILIVEFAKDLHAQGKGLVESALEAARLRLRPILMTSLAFILGVLPLVLGSGAGAGAQHALGTAVIGGMLSGTVLAIFFVPLFFVLVRGLFKGKDQGDFAAPASHAQPAAAAS, from the coding sequence ATGGCACGTTTCTTCATCGACCGCCCCATCTTCGCGTGGGTCCTCGCCATCATCGTGATGCTGGGCGGCGTCATGTCCATCGCCACGCTGCCGATCGCGCAGTACCCGAGCATCGCGCCGCCTGCCGTCGCCATCACCGCCAACTACCCCGGCGCTTCCGCCAAGACGCTGGAAGACACCGTCACCCAGGTCATCGAGCAGAAGATGAAGGGCCTCGACAGGCTGAGCTACATGGCCTCGACCAGCGAGTCCTCGGGCTCGGTCACCATCACGCTCACCTTCGAGAACGGCACCGATCCCGACACCGCCCAGGTACAGGTGCAAAACAAGCTCTCGCTGGCCACGCCGCTCCTGCCGCAAGAGGTGCAACAGCAAGGCGTCACCGTCACGAAGTCGGCCACCAACTTCCTGAACGTGCTGGCCTTCACCTCCGAGGACGGCAGCATGAACGGCTCCGACCTGTCGGACTATGTGGCCGCGAACGTGCAGGACGCCATCAGCCGCGTCGAAGGTGTGGGTGACACCACCCTCTTCGGTTCGCAGTACGCCATGCGCGTGTGGCTCGACCCGAACAAGCTTGCCAATTTCAGCCTCACGCCGCTGGATGTGAAGAACGCGATCCAGGCGCAGAACGCCCAGGTCTCGGCCGGCCAGCTCGGGGGCATGCCAGCGGCCGGCAACCAGCAGCTCAACGCGACCATCACTTCGCAGACGCGCCTGAAGACCGCGCAGGAGTTCGAAGACATCCTGCTGCGCACGCAGACCAACGGCGCCCAGGTGCGCCTGCGCGACGTGGCCCGCATCGAACTCGGCAGCGAGTCGTACAACACGGTCGGGCGCTACAACGGCAAGCCGGCCGCCGGCCTGGCCATCAAGCTGGCCACAGGCGCCAATGCGCTGGACACGGTCAAGGCGGTCGACGCCCGGGTGGCCGAGCTCGAGAAGTTCTTTCCGCAGGGCATGAAAGTGCAGAAGCCCTACGACACGACGCCCTTCGTGCGAATTTCCATCGAAGAGGTGGTGCGCACGCTGATCGAGGCCGTGGTGCTGGTGTTCCTGGTGATGTACCTCTTCCTGCAGAACTTCCGCGCCACGCTGATCCCGACCATCGCCGTGCCGGTGGTGCTGCTCGGCACCTTCGGCGTGCTCGCGGCCTTCGGCTTCACCATCAACACGCTGACCATGTTTGCGATGGTGCTGGCGATCGGCCTGCTGGTCGACGACGCGATCGTGGTGGTCGAGAACGTCGAGCGGGTGATGACGGAGGAAGGCCTCTCGCCGAAGGAGGCGACACGCAAGTCGATGGGCCAGATCACCGGTGCGCTGGTCGGCGTGGCCTTGGTGCTGGCCGCGGTGTTCGTGCCGATGGCCTTCTTCAGTGGTTCCACCGGCGTGATCTACCGGCAGTTTTCCATCACCATCGTCTCGGCCATGACGCTCTCGGTGCTGGTGGCGCTGGTGCTCACGCCGGCCCTGTGCGCAACGCTGCTCAAGCCGGTGCCCAAGGGACACGCAATGGCGAGCACCGGCTTCTTCGGCTGGTTCAACCGCAGCTTCGACCGCGGCAACCACCGCTACCAGGGCATCGTGCGGCACATGGTGGGCAAGGGCTGGCGCTACATGGTCCTGTATGCGGTGCTGCTGGCCGCGGTGGTGTTCGGCTTCATGAAGCTGCCGGTGGGCTTCCTGCCGGACGAGGACCAGGGCACGATGTTCGCGCTGGTGCAGCTGCCGCCGGGCGCGACGAACGCGCGCACGCAAGAAGTGATCCATCAGGTCGAGCATCACTTCCTCGTCGACCAGAAGGACGCGGTCTCGGGCATCTTCACTGTGGCGGGCTTCAGTTTCGCGGGCAGCGGACAGAACACCGGTTTCGCCTTCATCAAGCTCAAGCCCTGGGACGAGCGCAAGGGCGAAGCACTGAGCGTGACGGGCGTGGCGGCGAAGGCCGGCGCCTTCTTCAACACCATCCGCGACGCGAAGGTGTTTGCCTTCGCGCCGCCGGCCGTGGCGGAGCTCGGCAACGCGACCGGCTTCGACCTGATGCTGCAGGACCGTGCCAACCTCGGCCACGAAGCCCTGATGCAGGCGCGCAATCAGCTGCTGGACGAACTGTCGAAGGACAAGCGACTGGTGGCCGTGCGTCCCAACGGGATGGAGGACACGCCCGAATTCAGGCTCGAGATCGATCCGCACAAGGCACAGGCCCAGGGCCTTTCGATGGCCGACATCAACGACACCTTCTCGGCTGCCTGGGGCAGCAGCTACGTCAACGACTTCATCGACAAGGGCCGCGTGAAGAAGGTGATGCTGCAGGCCGATGCGCAGTACCGCATGCTGCCCGAGGACATCGATCGCTGGTACGTGCGCAACAGCGCTGGATCCATGGTGCCCTTCACCTCATTCGCCAAGGCGGGCTGGAGTTCGGGCTCGCCGCGGCTGGAACGCTACAACGGGGTTCCTTCCGTGGAGATCCTGGGCATGGCGATGCCGGGCGCCGCCTCCAGCGGCGAGGCGCTGGCCATCGTGGAAGCGGCGGTCGCAAAGCTGCCCGCGGGGATCGGCTACGAGTGGACCGGCCTCTCGCGCCAGGAAAAGGCATCGAGCGGCCAGACCGGCCTGCTGTATGGCCTGTCGATCCTGATCGTGTTTCTCTGCCTTGCCGCGCTCTACGAGAGCTGGGCCATCCCGTTCTCGGTGATCATGGTGGTCCCGCTCGGCGTGCTGGGCGCGCTGGTCGGCGCGATTCTGACGTGGAAGATGAACGACGTGTACTTCCAGGTCGGCCTGCTCACGACCATCGGCCTGGCGTCGAAGAACGCCATCCTGATCGTCGAGTTCGCCAAAGACCTGCACGCGCAGGGCAAGGGGCTGGTCGAATCCGCGCTGGAGGCGGCGCGACTGCGCCTGCGCCCCATCCTCATGACCTCGCTGGCCTTCATCCTCGGCGTACTGCCGCTGGTCCTTGGCAGCGGTGCCGGCGCCGGCGCACAGCATGCGCTGGGCACGGCCGTGATCGGCGGCATGCTGTCGGGCACCGTCCTCGCGATCTTCTTCGTGCCTCTTTTCTTCGTACTGGTGCGCGGGCTCTTCAAGGGCAAGGACCAAGGCGATTTCGCCGCGCCGGCCTCGCATGCACAACCGGCCGCGGCCGCATCCTGA
- the adeC gene encoding AdeC/AdeK/OprM family multidrug efflux complex outer membrane factor: MNLLRFTPLALAALMAGCSLMPTYQQPAAPVPGKFAGDTNGDPASTPVADLGWRDVFTDPSLQRVIEMSLANNRDLRVAVLNIEKARAQYRVQDAALFPTVNASAGGSGSRTPADLSSTGEALTARQYSASLGFSAYELDLFGRVRSLSAQALQQFLSTAEARRSTQITLVAEVATSYLTLAADQDRLKLARDTLQSQSDSYRLNQRSFELGVASALTLSQAQTSVDSARVDVERYTSQVAQDRNALALLVGAEVPGELLPQALPDGAAASTSPLATIPPGLPSELLQRRPDILQAERDLKAANAYIGAARAAFYPRISLTASAGTSSAELSGLFKGGSGSWSFAPQISLPIFDGGANRANLKIATVSRDISVAQYEKAIQTAFREVSDALAQRSTLGRQLDAQQSLVNATADSYRLSQARFQRGVDSYLSVLDSQRSLYTAQQDLIGTRLSRFTNLATFYKTLGGGWVETSTTPMIGALARTAEPAS; encoded by the coding sequence ATGAATCTTTTGCGCTTCACACCGCTCGCGCTCGCCGCCCTGATGGCCGGCTGCAGCCTGATGCCCACCTACCAACAGCCCGCAGCGCCCGTGCCCGGCAAGTTCGCCGGTGACACGAACGGCGACCCGGCATCCACACCGGTCGCCGATCTCGGCTGGCGCGACGTGTTCACCGATCCCTCGCTGCAGCGCGTGATCGAGATGAGCCTTGCCAACAACCGCGACCTGCGCGTGGCGGTGCTCAACATCGAGAAGGCCCGCGCCCAGTACCGGGTGCAGGACGCGGCGCTTTTTCCCACCGTCAACGCCAGCGCCGGCGGCAGCGGCAGCCGAACCCCGGCCGACCTGTCGTCCACCGGCGAGGCGCTCACCGCGCGCCAGTACAGCGCATCGCTCGGATTCAGCGCCTACGAGCTCGACCTGTTCGGCCGCGTGCGAAGCCTGAGCGCGCAGGCGCTGCAGCAGTTCCTCTCCACGGCCGAGGCGCGGCGCAGCACACAGATCACGCTCGTGGCCGAGGTGGCGACCAGCTACCTCACGCTCGCCGCCGACCAGGACCGGCTGAAGCTCGCGCGCGACACATTGCAGAGCCAGAGCGACTCCTACCGCCTCAACCAGCGCAGCTTCGAGCTGGGCGTGGCATCGGCGCTGACGCTGAGCCAGGCTCAGACCAGCGTCGACAGCGCCCGTGTCGACGTCGAGCGCTACACCTCGCAGGTGGCGCAGGACCGCAATGCGCTGGCGCTGCTCGTGGGCGCCGAAGTGCCGGGCGAACTGCTGCCCCAGGCCTTGCCGGACGGCGCGGCAGCGTCCACGAGCCCGCTGGCCACCATCCCGCCAGGGCTGCCTTCGGAACTGCTGCAGCGCCGGCCCGACATCCTGCAGGCGGAGCGCGATCTCAAGGCGGCCAATGCCTACATCGGCGCGGCGCGCGCGGCCTTCTACCCACGCATCAGCCTCACCGCGTCGGCCGGCACGTCGAGCGCGGAGCTCTCGGGCCTCTTCAAGGGCGGCTCGGGCAGCTGGAGCTTCGCGCCGCAGATCTCGCTGCCAATCTTCGACGGCGGCGCCAACCGCGCCAACCTGAAGATCGCCACCGTGAGCCGCGACATCTCGGTAGCGCAATATGAGAAGGCCATCCAGACGGCGTTCCGCGAGGTTTCGGATGCCCTGGCGCAACGCAGCACGCTCGGGCGCCAGCTCGATGCGCAGCAGTCGCTGGTGAACGCAACGGCGGACAGCTACCGACTTTCGCAGGCGCGCTTCCAGCGCGGTGTCGACAGTTACCTGAGCGTGCTCGACTCGCAGCGCTCGCTCTACACCGCCCAGCAGGACCTGATCGGCACGCGCCTGTCGCGTTTCACCAATCTGGCGACCTTCTACAAGACGCTGGGCGGCGGTTGGGTCGAGACTTCGACAACCCCGATGATAGGGGCACTCGCACGCACCGCGGAACCGGCGTCATGA
- a CDS encoding TetR family transcriptional regulator, with protein sequence MRRGRAATEVTRARVLRAALETFAASGVRATTLEDVASLAGVTRGAVYWHFENKAALVAAIVDQLQWPMDIGPDIAAYRAHAKPLQLLREHMWRQMTRCMEDPDQWLAAQLVLLPPERAELPVGVATRLVRTMGDAVERLSQVMTVACERRQLREGLRPACVARCLHSVGIAVLAEHANQREDCRRRASPLCIDLFMAGACSDLAAVLS encoded by the coding sequence ATGAGGCGCGGTCGCGCTGCGACCGAAGTCACCCGCGCCCGGGTGCTCCGGGCCGCCCTGGAAACTTTTGCGGCCAGCGGTGTGCGCGCGACCACGCTGGAAGACGTGGCGTCGCTTGCAGGAGTGACGCGCGGCGCGGTGTATTGGCATTTCGAGAACAAGGCCGCACTGGTGGCCGCGATCGTCGATCAGCTTCAATGGCCGATGGACATCGGGCCGGACATCGCCGCCTATCGCGCACACGCGAAGCCGCTCCAACTCTTGCGCGAGCACATGTGGCGACAGATGACTCGCTGCATGGAGGATCCAGATCAATGGCTCGCCGCGCAATTGGTGCTTCTGCCTCCGGAGCGGGCCGAGTTGCCTGTGGGCGTGGCGACTCGGCTGGTGCGCACGATGGGTGACGCGGTGGAGCGACTGAGCCAAGTGATGACCGTGGCCTGCGAGCGCCGCCAACTGCGGGAGGGACTGCGTCCGGCATGCGTAGCGCGCTGCCTGCATTCAGTGGGCATCGCCGTTCTTGCCGAGCATGCCAATCAACGGGAAGACTGCAGACGGCGTGCATCGCCGCTATGCATCGACCTGTTCATGGCCGGCGCCTGCAGCGATCTTGCTGCGGTGCTGTCATGA